From Argopecten irradians isolate NY chromosome 12, Ai_NY, whole genome shotgun sequence, one genomic window encodes:
- the LOC138304805 gene encoding kelch-like protein 24 encodes MEKSDSMSSLSASDTSISYASDEHSGSLINNFESFRTEGGYSDITLRVDGQEFPCHRVILAAGSAYFKCMFSSGMEESFKNTIDLKQIDAHVFEYLLHFIYTGRVQITVSIVEELFRQAYLFQVSPLVDLCLKFFKENMNETNCLAALTLGDSHAHRPLYEFAKEYACLHFQSIRQDEDFTKLSIECVVDLLSDRRLQCSSEDEVFESSIKWLDYEQDNENRKSFRFKILECIKFPLLSQIYLIDVVSKSPHVTQDERGIELYSHAITYHNVHSRRNSLPSFQITPRFSCPVYETAVLLGGRFSDGLSNEVESYRADTKNFTTLKQLPFKKRNEFAVCSYADNIYVSGGLRSQEFWKYDSVFETWIRGSNMMHARRRHAMTVVDDCIYVLGGFDEYNVLGSIEMWRSLSNCWSEIGTLVHPVENMGYVSYNKKIYLFGGKNSEEIVTDVVQCFDTITNTTTLLTRTLPASDMCLNGATLNGQIYVVGLEGCFRYTPDSDTWDVLPDLSCARDFVSLAVLDEKLYAFGGRRRGAKDNLYTDIIECFDPAENAWEICGNTPIPMYSYGCVRIMLHKKKEPETSQSGISQVVPHQVQASS; translated from the coding sequence ATGGAAAAGTCTGATTCCATGAGCAGCTTATCAGCGTCTGACACGTCTATTAGCTATGCAAGTGATGAACATTCAGGCAGTCTCATCAATAATTTTGAATCGTTCCGGACAGAGGGAGGATACAGTGATATCACACTGCGTGTGGACGGGCAGGAGTTTCCATGTCATCGTGTTATATTGGCAGCAGGTTCTGCCTACTTCAAATGCATGTTCTCGTCTGGCATGGAGGAATCTTTCAAAAATACAATTGACTTAAAACAAATAGATGCTCATGTGTTTGAATATCTGCTTCACTTTATCTATACTGGACGAGTACAGATTACTGTGAGTATTGTCGAGGAATTGTTCCGCCAGGCATACCTGTTTCAGGTTTCTCCCCTTGTTGATCTCTGCCTTAAGTTTTTTAAGGAGAATATGAATGAGACAAACTGTTTGGCAGCCTTGACATTGGGGGATAGTCATGCTCATCGACCCCTGTATGAGTTTGCCAAGGAGTACGCCTGTCTCCATTTTCAGAGCATCAGACAAGACGAAGATTTCACAAAACTGTCAATAGAGTGTGTGGTTGACCTGCTCAGTGATAGGCGTCTTCAATGTAGCTCTGAAGATGAAGTGTTTGAGAGCTCCATTAAATGGCTTGACTATGAACAGGACAATGAGAATAGAAAATCTTTCCGGTTTAAAATTCTGGAGTGCATCAAATTTCCATTACTAAGTCAAATATATCTCATTGATGTTGTCTCTAAGTCGCCTCATGTGACACAGGACGAGAGAGGTATAGAGCTGTACAGTCATGCTATAACCTATCATAATGTCCATTCTAGACGCAATAGTCTTCCATCCTTTCAGATCACACCCCGCTTCTCCTGCCCAGTGTATGAAACAGCTGTGCTATTGGGTGGGCGGTTTTCTGATGGACTGAGCAATGAAGTGGAAAGCTACCGTGCTGACACTAAAAATTTCACCACCCTAAAGCAACTTCCCTTCAAGAAGAGAAATGAATTTGCTGTGTGTTCTTATGCGGACAATATTTATGTGTCGGGTGGGCTTCGCAGCCAAGAGTTCTGGAAATATGACAGTGTGTTCGAGACGTGGATTCGTGGTTCTAACATGATGCACGCAAGAAGACGGCATGCAATGACGGTAGTGGACGACTGCATTTATGTGTTAGGTGGGTTTGATGAGTACAATGTTCTCGGTTCCATCGAGATGTGGAGAAGTCTGAGTAACTGCTGGTCAGAAATCGGGACACTTGTTCACCCTGTAGAGAACATGGGTTATGTGTCGTACAACAAAAAGATCTACCTATTCGGAGGAAAAAACAGTGAGGAAATCGTCACAGATGTTGTTCAGTGTTTTGACACcattactaacactacaactttACTAACGCGCACACTTCCGGCTAGTGACATGTGCCTGAATGGGGCTACATTAAACGGACAGATCTATGTGGTTGGACTGGAGGGTTGCTTTAGGTATACGCCCGATTCTGACACCTGGGATGTACTACCTGACTTGAGTTGTGCCCGTGACTTTGTGAGTTTAGCTGTTCTAGATGAGAAATTGTATGCATTTGGTGGACGGAGACGTGGGGCAAAGGACAACTTATACACGGACATCATTGAGTGTTTCGATCCTGCTGAGAATGCTTGGGAGATCTGTGGGAATACTCCTATCCCAATGTACTCCTATGGCTGTGTAAGAATCATGCTGCACAAAAAGAAGGAACCAGAGACTAGCCAAAGTGGTATCAGTCAAGTAGTTCCACACCAGGTGCAAGCTAGTAGTTAA